In one window of Halalkalicoccus subterraneus DNA:
- a CDS encoding DUF7091 family protein: MVDRQVNRFIRSKLREAGRQYEQARSAYRDGRGSGSVDVPRDESDRARIVCRRYAEKRAVELDDDDRPTCYEDGHPDCEGCLEDLHNETIESW, encoded by the coding sequence ATGGTCGACCGGCAGGTAAATCGCTTCATACGCTCGAAGCTTCGGGAGGCGGGCCGTCAGTACGAGCAAGCCCGCAGTGCCTACCGTGACGGCCGTGGCTCCGGCTCCGTCGATGTCCCGCGCGACGAATCCGACCGGGCGAGGATCGTCTGTCGACGCTATGCGGAGAAACGGGCCGTCGAACTCGACGATGACGACCGCCCGACCTGTTACGAGGACGGCCACCCTGACTGCGAGGGCTGTCTCGAGGACCTCCACAACGAGACGATAGAATCCTGGTAG